A genomic segment from Nicotiana tabacum cultivar K326 chromosome 7, ASM71507v2, whole genome shotgun sequence encodes:
- the LOC107768961 gene encoding protein WVD2-like 3 isoform X1, with product MSNRDDLHIVTHRSLNRWIKAQTHTNKLNPNPKKNKLSTTSFLKRLMELEVTDICMDKEQNGSVSYCDGASPDSSYIIDGNQDVQSPKLIIGEHETDTLNESVETKEYEVKECTAEVSVEISKLCEVESTKEQYTRSSKCEIELPTKEHKSEVPKLKDDNKRSKASVKSAVKSTAGNCKTKCTVPQPFALATEKRASQGTRLVGNDLDNVSFVHKSPEANNSRVPSTKQNQVSSPVATRKPLQPDNKKHSDEEDSCSLTSCAMLPSRKSRATAASAPIFRLSERAEKRKEFYSKLEEKHQAMEAQKIQWEARTKEEREAAIKQLRKSLMFKASPMPSFYHEGPPPKTELKKAPPTRAKSPKLGRRKSCSDSVCLDKGIGAYDRGTRHSLEVYNENAAFDSRNRKDRINIQNSTAVYKFNHEANHAEEINESYMRKIHDEMNVDITVHS from the exons ATGAGTAACAGGGACGATCTACATATAGTGACACACCGCTCCCTGAACCGCTGGATAAAGGCGCAAACTCACACAAACAAACTAAACCCaaacccaaaaaaaaacaaattaagtACTACATCTTTTCTAAAG AGATTGATGGAGCTGGAAGTTACTGATATCTGTATGGACAAGGAGCAAAATGGTAGTGTAAGTTACTGTGATGGTGCGTCTCCAGATTCAAGTTACATAATTGACGGTAATCAAGATGTTCAGTCGCCGAAGCTTATTATAGGGGAACATGAAACTGATACCCTGAATGAGAGTGTTGAAACAAAGGAGTATGAAGTGAAAGAATGCACAGCTGAAGTATCAGTTGAGATATCCAAACTTTGTGAAGTTGAAAGTACCAAGGAGCAATATACACGTAGCTCAAAATGTGAGATTGAATTGCCTACAAAGGAGCACAAATCTGAAGTCCCAAAATTAAAAGATGATAATAAGAGGTCAAAAGCCTCAGTGAAATCGGCAGTCAAATCTACTGCTGGAAACTGCAAAACAAAGTGTACAGTTCCTCAGCCATTTGCTTTGGCAACTGAGAAGCGTGCGTCCCAAGGAACTCGTCTTGTTGGGAATGATCTAGACAATGTTAGTTTTGTGCATAAGTCACCTGAAGCCAATAATTCGCGAGTCCCAAGTACGAAACAAAACCAG GTGTCCTCACCAGTTGCAACTAGGAAGCCGCTACAACCTGATAACAAGAAGCATTCTGATGAAGAAGACTCATGCTCACTTACTTCTTG TGCTATGCTACCATCAAGAAAATCCAGGGCCACTGCCGCGTCAGCCCCTATATTCCGATTATCTGAACGTGCAGAGAAAAGGAAAGAG TTCTACTCAAAATTAGAGGAGAAACATCAAGCTATGGAGGCCCAAAAAATTCAATGGGAGGCAAGGACGAAG GAAGAGAGAGAAGCAGCTATAAAGCAACTGAGGAAAAGTTTGATGTTTAAGGCAAGCCCAATGCCAAGCTTCTACCATGAGGGACCTCCACCAAAGACTGAATTGAAGAAG GCACCGCCAACACGTGCGAAATCACCAAAGTTGGGCAGAAGGAAGAGCTGCAGTGACTCAGTTTGTTTAGACAAAGGGATAGGAGCTTATGATCGAGGAACTCGCCATAGTCTTGAAGTTTACAACGAAAATGCTGCCTTTGATTCCAGAAATAGGAAAGATCGTATAAATATTCAGAACAGTACTGCCGTGTACAAATTTAACCACGAGGCCAATCATGCAGAGGAGATAAATGAATCATATATGAGAAAGATACATGACGAAATGAATGTGGACATTACTGTTCATTCTTGA
- the LOC107768961 gene encoding protein WVD2-like 3 isoform X2, which translates to MELEVTDICMDKEQNGSVSYCDGASPDSSYIIDGNQDVQSPKLIIGEHETDTLNESVETKEYEVKECTAEVSVEISKLCEVESTKEQYTRSSKCEIELPTKEHKSEVPKLKDDNKRSKASVKSAVKSTAGNCKTKCTVPQPFALATEKRASQGTRLVGNDLDNVSFVHKSPEANNSRVPSTKQNQVSSPVATRKPLQPDNKKHSDEEDSCSLTSCAMLPSRKSRATAASAPIFRLSERAEKRKEFYSKLEEKHQAMEAQKIQWEARTKEEREAAIKQLRKSLMFKASPMPSFYHEGPPPKTELKKAPPTRAKSPKLGRRKSCSDSVCLDKGIGAYDRGTRHSLEVYNENAAFDSRNRKDRINIQNSTAVYKFNHEANHAEEINESYMRKIHDEMNVDITVHS; encoded by the exons ATGGAGCTGGAAGTTACTGATATCTGTATGGACAAGGAGCAAAATGGTAGTGTAAGTTACTGTGATGGTGCGTCTCCAGATTCAAGTTACATAATTGACGGTAATCAAGATGTTCAGTCGCCGAAGCTTATTATAGGGGAACATGAAACTGATACCCTGAATGAGAGTGTTGAAACAAAGGAGTATGAAGTGAAAGAATGCACAGCTGAAGTATCAGTTGAGATATCCAAACTTTGTGAAGTTGAAAGTACCAAGGAGCAATATACACGTAGCTCAAAATGTGAGATTGAATTGCCTACAAAGGAGCACAAATCTGAAGTCCCAAAATTAAAAGATGATAATAAGAGGTCAAAAGCCTCAGTGAAATCGGCAGTCAAATCTACTGCTGGAAACTGCAAAACAAAGTGTACAGTTCCTCAGCCATTTGCTTTGGCAACTGAGAAGCGTGCGTCCCAAGGAACTCGTCTTGTTGGGAATGATCTAGACAATGTTAGTTTTGTGCATAAGTCACCTGAAGCCAATAATTCGCGAGTCCCAAGTACGAAACAAAACCAG GTGTCCTCACCAGTTGCAACTAGGAAGCCGCTACAACCTGATAACAAGAAGCATTCTGATGAAGAAGACTCATGCTCACTTACTTCTTG TGCTATGCTACCATCAAGAAAATCCAGGGCCACTGCCGCGTCAGCCCCTATATTCCGATTATCTGAACGTGCAGAGAAAAGGAAAGAG TTCTACTCAAAATTAGAGGAGAAACATCAAGCTATGGAGGCCCAAAAAATTCAATGGGAGGCAAGGACGAAG GAAGAGAGAGAAGCAGCTATAAAGCAACTGAGGAAAAGTTTGATGTTTAAGGCAAGCCCAATGCCAAGCTTCTACCATGAGGGACCTCCACCAAAGACTGAATTGAAGAAG GCACCGCCAACACGTGCGAAATCACCAAAGTTGGGCAGAAGGAAGAGCTGCAGTGACTCAGTTTGTTTAGACAAAGGGATAGGAGCTTATGATCGAGGAACTCGCCATAGTCTTGAAGTTTACAACGAAAATGCTGCCTTTGATTCCAGAAATAGGAAAGATCGTATAAATATTCAGAACAGTACTGCCGTGTACAAATTTAACCACGAGGCCAATCATGCAGAGGAGATAAATGAATCATATATGAGAAAGATACATGACGAAATGAATGTGGACATTACTGTTCATTCTTGA